A single window of [Clostridium] hylemonae DSM 15053 DNA harbors:
- a CDS encoding ABC transporter substrate-binding protein — MMKKTVALFMTVLMVFSLAACGSGSDGKGDSKKEEDEKGGDSEVVLEFQQWFDNEMEEGYLQSICDDFYEETGIKIKLLSNPYADTKTQLEASAAAGTMADIVALDGGWIYDYAKQGLLAKLDGLYEDTGFDAKSVAEGTKVDKALYAQPIVNFPSMMAVNLDLLKSAGVDTLPETWSEFQEACEKVTDSGDNVYGFCSNMSTDNATSVEYLTAFAWNSGCSILTDDGKPFIADNEVLADTCEFLKGLIDAKVTSPGIYTMTDADKVEEFTNGRVAFIADSVAHMSNIREQAPDMNFTYMNMPHKDDYSGDSYVRVNNWAVGIGENCKYKEEAAKFIEYLLSPEVNADLCIHANAFPANSEAEPQYEDDSDAFKAIYDVYMNSNGVAEYYSMPTAEALMSAFIDGLVMYFDGDYDDVNDMLSEVQTQFDAAYE; from the coding sequence ATGATGAAAAAGACAGTAGCTTTATTCATGACAGTATTGATGGTATTTTCTTTGGCTGCCTGTGGTTCTGGTTCGGATGGAAAAGGAGATTCAAAGAAGGAGGAAGATGAAAAAGGCGGGGATTCTGAAGTAGTGCTTGAATTCCAGCAGTGGTTTGACAATGAGATGGAAGAAGGGTATCTGCAGAGTATCTGTGATGATTTTTATGAAGAGACGGGAATTAAGATAAAGCTTTTGAGCAATCCTTATGCAGATACGAAGACGCAGCTGGAGGCAAGCGCGGCGGCAGGCACGATGGCTGATATTGTGGCTCTGGACGGCGGCTGGATCTATGACTACGCGAAGCAGGGGCTGCTGGCAAAGCTGGACGGGCTGTATGAGGACACCGGATTTGACGCGAAAAGTGTTGCGGAGGGCACAAAGGTAGACAAAGCTTTGTATGCGCAGCCGATCGTTAACTTTCCATCTATGATGGCCGTTAATCTGGATCTGCTCAAGTCTGCGGGCGTCGACACTCTGCCCGAGACGTGGTCTGAATTTCAGGAAGCTTGTGAAAAGGTCACGGATTCGGGGGATAATGTGTACGGGTTCTGTTCTAATATGAGTACGGATAATGCGACCAGCGTAGAATATCTGACCGCTTTCGCCTGGAATTCAGGCTGTTCTATCCTGACGGACGACGGAAAACCGTTTATAGCAGACAATGAAGTGCTGGCAGACACATGTGAATTCCTGAAGGGGCTCATTGACGCAAAAGTCACTTCTCCTGGAATATACACAATGACTGACGCTGACAAAGTAGAAGAATTTACAAACGGCAGAGTTGCGTTTATCGCAGATTCTGTGGCACATATGTCCAATATACGTGAACAGGCTCCGGACATGAACTTTACATATATGAATATGCCGCATAAGGATGACTACAGCGGGGACAGTTATGTGCGTGTCAATAACTGGGCGGTAGGAATAGGAGAAAACTGCAAATACAAAGAAGAAGCTGCGAAGTTTATCGAGTACCTGCTTTCTCCGGAAGTAAATGCGGATCTCTGTATCCATGCCAACGCGTTCCCGGCCAACTCGGAGGCAGAGCCGCAGTATGAAGATGATTCGGATGCGTTTAAGGCAATATACGATGTATATATGAACAGTAATGGAGTGGCGGAGTATTATTCAATGCCTACCGCAGAGGCGCTTATGAGTGCGTTTATTGACGGATTGGTCATGTACTTTGACGGCGATTATGACGATGTAAACGATATGCTGAGTGAAGTTCAGACTCAGTTTGATGCAGCCTATGAATAA
- a CDS encoding carbohydrate ABC transporter permease gives MKTKVHTKAGLWAGLIAASLFSGLPVLWLLSSSFKSNVNIFAHPPKLIDGSFSLGAYISVLGDPEKVRFFLNSYGIAAVVVLCTLVIALLAAYGFSRFEFPGKKIINTVIISVQAVPPITLLIPYLILIVRLGVYDSQLALVLTYVVFTLPYAILMMTGYMNTMPKELDEAVLIDGGTHWKALWRVLVPSSVPGMVSVGMYTFIQCWNEYLYALTLTKTNAIRTVPIGIASMMGQYAFEWNDIMAMSILGSLPVIVIALFFQKYFIAGMTAGAVKN, from the coding sequence GTGAAAACAAAAGTACATACAAAAGCAGGATTGTGGGCAGGGCTTATTGCCGCGTCGCTGTTTTCCGGTCTCCCGGTCCTCTGGCTGCTGTCCAGTTCGTTTAAGTCAAACGTCAACATTTTTGCCCACCCGCCGAAGCTGATAGACGGAAGCTTCAGTCTGGGAGCGTATATATCCGTGCTGGGCGATCCGGAAAAGGTGAGGTTTTTCCTTAATTCATACGGCATTGCCGCAGTGGTAGTGCTGTGTACGCTGGTCATTGCACTGCTGGCGGCGTATGGATTCAGCCGTTTTGAGTTCCCGGGAAAAAAGATCATCAATACGGTGATCATAAGTGTGCAGGCGGTTCCGCCGATCACGCTGCTGATTCCGTATCTCATATTGATCGTAAGGCTCGGAGTCTATGACAGCCAGCTTGCGCTTGTGCTCACTTATGTCGTATTTACTTTGCCCTATGCGATTTTGATGATGACAGGCTACATGAACACGATGCCCAAAGAGCTGGATGAAGCGGTGCTGATCGACGGGGGAACCCACTGGAAGGCGTTGTGGAGAGTGCTTGTTCCGTCGTCCGTTCCGGGAATGGTCTCGGTGGGGATGTATACATTTATCCAATGTTGGAATGAATATCTTTATGCCCTTACACTGACGAAGACAAATGCGATAAGGACGGTTCCGATTGGAATAGCTTCCATGATGGGGCAGTACGCATTTGAGTGGAACGATATCATGGCCATGAGCATACTTGGTTCGCTCCCTGTGATCGTAATTGCCCTGTTTTTCCAGAAATACTTTATAGCAGGCATGACGGCCGGGGCGGTCAAAAACTGA
- a CDS encoding ADP-dependent glucokinase/phosphofructokinase — protein MRHYIAMGFQNTVDFELEWDPDILHSLIDSYQIHESEICCDVQIRSERDIIIALLGYMRSGTGGERFTSSDSIVRSFADRFSYEITLGGTPVRAAESMGRLGYRCCLHACSFNRYFRDLVSPTVDWITSVPDEGDAFHPHVIFQFPKGAHIKGNDIDFTVPRSNRAIFDYDLPSKRLMINEDFRAMIKDAKVFLAAGYNVIEDKEVLKRRLNTTIQIMEELSPECITFYEDGGHEDISIGLLTIQTLAPHLDMLSLNEDELQGYVQHPVDITSAEEVAAAVKEMYEQAKVPLLICHSAYWALAYGVQPRNVQEALEGGIWMASTRFRIGSRFTEQDYEDTKAIPARHSSIGFCRRLTSLLGEERLLCLPGLDLNHVGRPVTIGLGDAFIGGFLPGLLSEEEKKYIRTDRSAGKYQ, from the coding sequence ATGAGACACTATATTGCCATGGGATTTCAGAACACCGTTGATTTCGAGCTGGAATGGGATCCGGATATACTCCATTCACTTATTGATTCCTACCAGATTCATGAATCAGAAATCTGCTGTGATGTACAAATACGATCGGAACGGGATATCATCATAGCACTGCTCGGTTATATGAGGTCCGGAACCGGAGGGGAACGCTTCACATCGTCAGATTCGATCGTCCGTTCTTTTGCAGACCGCTTTTCCTATGAGATCACATTAGGCGGCACCCCTGTGCGCGCCGCAGAATCTATGGGGCGTCTCGGGTACCGCTGCTGTCTCCACGCCTGCAGCTTCAACCGTTATTTCAGGGATCTCGTCTCTCCGACCGTTGACTGGATAACAAGTGTGCCGGATGAGGGGGATGCGTTCCATCCTCATGTCATTTTTCAGTTCCCCAAAGGAGCGCATATAAAAGGAAATGATATTGATTTTACCGTTCCCCGCTCCAACCGGGCCATCTTTGACTACGACCTGCCAAGCAAACGACTCATGATCAATGAAGATTTCCGCGCAATGATAAAAGATGCCAAGGTGTTTCTGGCAGCCGGTTATAATGTGATCGAAGATAAAGAAGTATTAAAAAGAAGGCTGAATACGACCATACAGATCATGGAAGAACTTTCCCCGGAATGTATCACTTTTTACGAGGACGGCGGACACGAAGATATCTCCATCGGTCTGCTTACGATACAGACTCTTGCCCCGCATCTTGATATGCTGAGCCTGAATGAGGACGAGCTTCAGGGATACGTACAGCACCCTGTAGATATAACCAGTGCTGAAGAAGTAGCCGCAGCTGTAAAAGAAATGTACGAACAGGCGAAGGTTCCGCTTCTCATCTGCCACTCCGCCTATTGGGCGCTGGCATATGGCGTACAGCCCCGAAACGTGCAGGAAGCCCTGGAAGGCGGCATCTGGATGGCATCTACAAGATTCCGCATCGGCAGCAGGTTCACAGAACAAGATTACGAAGATACAAAAGCGATTCCGGCAAGGCACTCCAGCATCGGCTTCTGCCGCAGGCTCACTTCACTGTTGGGAGAAGAACGACTATTGTGCCTCCCCGGACTGGATCTGAACCACGTCGGCCGCCCTGTGACAATAGGGCTGGGAGACGCTTTTATCGGCGGCTTTCTTCCGGGACTGCTCTCGGAAGAAGAGAAAAAGTACATAAGAACAGACAGAAGTGCAGGAAAATATCAATGA
- a CDS encoding phosphoglycerate dehydrogenase, translated as MGKILITASHYHELCADARELLESRGHELMINESALPYYTFQQLAEVVGNIDAAVVGLDEWTEEVFRMAPRLKVIAKFGVGTDNIDCDTAKEYGIKVINAPGQNSNAVAELTVGFMIQLLRNILPLYEGIRQGQWVRYIGGELKGKTVGLFGFGAVAKLVAKKLSSFETEVIACDLHPDSEYAKKYNVGLVSAEEVVERSDILSVHLPATSATYHLVDKAMISKMKRGACMINCARGAVVDTEALTEALKSGYLAGAALDAFETEPLPADSLLLTCDNVICTPHTGAETYEAYRNVSLCTAQGILDVLEGREPLYWVNRTGGTI; from the coding sequence ATGGGAAAAATACTGATCACAGCGTCTCATTATCATGAGCTCTGTGCAGATGCCAGGGAGCTTCTGGAATCCCGGGGACATGAACTTATGATCAATGAAAGTGCGCTGCCTTATTATACGTTTCAGCAGCTTGCCGAAGTGGTGGGAAATATAGATGCTGCTGTCGTCGGTCTGGATGAGTGGACGGAAGAAGTATTTCGAATGGCTCCGAGGCTGAAAGTGATAGCAAAGTTCGGAGTAGGAACAGATAATATTGATTGTGATACTGCAAAGGAATACGGCATCAAGGTGATCAACGCGCCGGGACAGAATTCAAATGCGGTGGCGGAGCTTACGGTAGGCTTTATGATACAGTTGCTGCGGAATATACTGCCGCTTTACGAGGGTATACGTCAGGGACAGTGGGTGCGGTACATAGGAGGAGAACTGAAAGGAAAGACAGTGGGGCTTTTCGGATTTGGCGCTGTCGCAAAACTGGTGGCAAAGAAGTTAAGCAGCTTTGAGACGGAAGTGATTGCCTGCGACCTGCATCCTGATTCAGAATACGCAAAGAAATATAATGTAGGACTTGTGTCCGCGGAGGAAGTCGTGGAGAGAAGTGATATACTGAGCGTACATCTGCCTGCAACGTCTGCGACATATCATCTGGTAGATAAAGCTATGATATCAAAGATGAAACGGGGTGCCTGTATGATCAATTGTGCGAGGGGTGCGGTTGTAGATACAGAAGCGCTGACAGAGGCGCTTAAGAGCGGATACCTGGCGGGGGCAGCGCTGGATGCCTTTGAGACAGAGCCGCTTCCGGCGGATTCGCTGCTCTTAACGTGTGACAACGTCATCTGCACTCCCCACACTGGAGCAGAGACATATGAGGCATACAGAAATGTAAGCCTTTGCACGGCACAGGGAATATTAGATGTGCTGGAAGGCAGGGAACCTTTATACTGGGTAAACAGAACAGGGGGAACTATATGA
- a CDS encoding aldo/keto reductase produces MKRVSANKSREALPSIILGTMRIEGMKEAEVENLLENAIENGTNFVDTANCYGEKEGGVESLLGKTFRKYPGLRDKIVLQSKGGITFYPDGRPFHNYSKEHLLRTLDASLERLGTDHLDYFLLHRSDPLFRPEEIAEAFEIMKESGKVLHFGVSNEVPTGIELMQKYCSVPIEVNQMQFSIVHADMCVQPVATNNHDFYAVDRDGGILNYCRLKEIQLQAWSPFQYGFIDGVFIDNPKYEKVNAAMEKVAERHGVSKTTIAVAWILRHPADMQVVCGTTKTERFKECCKACDVELSYEDWYEIYLAAGYPIM; encoded by the coding sequence ATGAAAAGAGTATCGGCCAATAAAAGCAGAGAGGCATTGCCCTCAATTATACTGGGAACAATGCGGATCGAGGGAATGAAAGAGGCGGAGGTTGAAAACCTTCTGGAAAACGCGATTGAAAATGGCACAAACTTTGTGGATACGGCGAATTGTTACGGGGAAAAGGAAGGCGGCGTGGAGTCGCTGCTCGGGAAGACCTTCCGGAAATATCCGGGACTGCGCGACAAGATCGTGCTGCAGTCAAAAGGGGGTATTACATTTTACCCGGACGGACGTCCGTTTCATAATTATTCAAAAGAGCATCTGCTGAGGACGCTGGACGCCTCCCTTGAGAGGCTTGGGACAGACCATCTGGATTATTTTCTGCTGCACCGGTCGGACCCTCTGTTCAGACCGGAGGAGATCGCAGAAGCCTTTGAGATCATGAAAGAATCCGGAAAAGTGCTCCATTTTGGCGTGAGCAACGAGGTCCCTACTGGTATAGAACTGATGCAGAAATACTGCAGCGTACCGATCGAAGTGAATCAGATGCAGTTCAGCATTGTGCATGCGGATATGTGCGTGCAGCCTGTCGCCACGAACAATCATGACTTTTATGCTGTGGACCGGGACGGGGGAATCTTGAATTACTGCAGGCTGAAAGAGATTCAGCTGCAGGCGTGGTCTCCGTTCCAGTATGGTTTTATAGACGGCGTGTTTATTGATAATCCGAAATATGAAAAAGTAAATGCGGCGATGGAAAAGGTGGCAGAGCGTCACGGCGTGTCGAAGACGACCATTGCAGTGGCGTGGATCCTGCGTCACCCGGCGGATATGCAGGTGGTCTGCGGGACGACGAAGACAGAGCGCTTTAAAGAGTGCTGCAAGGCATGCGACGTAGAGCTGTCCTATGAGGACTGGTATGAGATATATTTGGCGGCAGGCTACCCAATTATGTGA
- a CDS encoding sugar phosphate isomerase/epimerase family protein, with amino-acid sequence MKNKIGFCEWVMPIKGPSVFAIAAGLGADGVQIDDWGSYSQSFPMAEKRIQHLYTEEAKKCGMEIASMGCNGFSRAGGLVNRLGTPEGDISLLAIRTGIRTCVEMNVPLLMLPCCWDGYLRTEADIENASEMLRTVCKEAEEKNVTVAVETVLSPKKLKEMSDYIGSTSFKIYYDTQNTQYFAGACPSEELRQMDVSDIAEVHFKEGLADVQGCRCFGEGETGFEESAEVLCRGGYEGWLMIENFYRKPAFKSGCRDVYEAMKRDVETLRRAFALW; translated from the coding sequence ATGAAGAATAAAATAGGATTCTGCGAATGGGTGATGCCAATAAAAGGTCCTTCCGTATTTGCTATTGCAGCCGGACTTGGAGCAGACGGTGTGCAGATCGACGACTGGGGAAGCTATTCCCAGAGCTTTCCGATGGCAGAAAAAAGAATACAGCATTTGTATACAGAAGAAGCAAAGAAGTGCGGGATGGAGATCGCATCCATGGGATGTAACGGTTTTTCAAGGGCTGGCGGGCTTGTGAACCGTCTCGGTACTCCGGAAGGGGATATCTCGCTTCTGGCGATCAGGACAGGAATCCGTACGTGCGTGGAGATGAATGTACCCCTTCTTATGCTGCCCTGCTGCTGGGATGGTTATCTCAGAACAGAAGCAGATATTGAAAATGCCTCAGAAATGCTGCGGACAGTCTGTAAAGAGGCAGAGGAAAAGAATGTGACCGTAGCGGTGGAAACCGTGCTTTCTCCGAAAAAGCTGAAGGAAATGTCAGACTATATTGGATCAACATCATTTAAGATATATTATGACACACAGAATACTCAGTATTTTGCCGGTGCCTGTCCGTCGGAGGAATTGAGACAGATGGACGTCTCTGATATTGCGGAAGTACATTTTAAAGAAGGACTTGCGGATGTACAGGGATGCCGATGCTTTGGGGAGGGAGAGACCGGGTTTGAGGAATCCGCAGAGGTACTTTGCAGAGGTGGATATGAAGGCTGGCTCATGATTGAAAATTTTTACCGGAAGCCGGCATTTAAATCAGGATGCAGGGATGTCTATGAGGCAATGAAAAGAGATGTGGAGACGTTGAGACGTGCGTTTGCACTGTGGTAA
- a CDS encoding carbohydrate ABC transporter permease, which translates to MLKKYRLPGRQMKGIYPYAYVAPVCILLLVLLFVPIGMVISYSFFDNVIVTDNPVWVGMANYSAILSDTVFARSIKNTVIFVVINVVFHMAIGMTLALMINARCLGKTAKAIFRIVFMLPWMFNATVIAILWKLLLNSHGVVNYLLSVLGVIAKPVEWLSDRSAALWVLTFINIWAGYPFYMISILAGLQGISDDLYEAAGIDGANARQRFFYITIPQLKPILVSIAMLDFIWTTQNFSLIWLLTAGGPAHATEMMSTYVYKTAFQSFQYAKASAAAVLILAACVILAVFYVRNQTRRE; encoded by the coding sequence ATGTTGAAAAAGTATCGTTTGCCGGGACGGCAGATGAAAGGAATATATCCTTATGCGTATGTGGCGCCCGTCTGTATCCTGCTGCTCGTGCTTCTGTTCGTTCCGATCGGCATGGTGATCTCTTATTCTTTTTTCGACAATGTTATCGTGACAGATAATCCTGTTTGGGTGGGAATGGCCAACTACAGCGCCATTTTGTCGGACACTGTGTTTGCAAGATCGATAAAAAATACGGTCATATTTGTGGTGATAAATGTAGTCTTCCATATGGCGATCGGCATGACCCTCGCCCTTATGATCAATGCCAGATGTCTTGGGAAAACAGCTAAAGCGATTTTTCGTATCGTGTTCATGCTGCCCTGGATGTTTAATGCGACGGTGATTGCGATCCTGTGGAAACTGCTGCTGAATTCGCATGGAGTCGTGAATTATCTGCTTTCTGTCCTGGGCGTGATAGCAAAACCGGTAGAATGGCTCAGCGACCGTTCGGCCGCCTTGTGGGTGCTGACTTTCATTAACATATGGGCGGGGTATCCTTTCTATATGATAAGTATATTGGCAGGACTTCAGGGGATATCGGATGATCTGTACGAGGCCGCGGGGATCGACGGGGCAAATGCACGGCAGAGATTTTTCTATATCACAATTCCGCAGTTGAAACCGATTCTGGTCAGCATTGCAATGCTGGATTTTATCTGGACAACTCAGAATTTTTCGCTCATCTGGCTTTTGACGGCAGGCGGACCGGCCCACGCGACGGAAATGATGAGTACCTATGTGTATAAAACTGCGTTCCAGAGCTTCCAATATGCAAAGGCGTCGGCTGCCGCCGTGCTCATTCTGGCTGCCTGTGTGATACTGGCGGTATTCTATGTGAGGAACCAGACGAGAAGGGAATAG